The Tubulanus polymorphus chromosome 4, tnTubPoly1.2, whole genome shotgun sequence genomic interval TAATGTACTGCCCATAAAGAATGTAAGTTTGTCTTATATgtgaatgattgatcaatcaaTGGCAAAAAATCGTTATCgtaataattatatttacatatatgaatacatacatatacatatatataatatacatatatttttatGTAATATTCAAAAGTCCAAGcttttcttattttaacaGTTGTGAAACATAATGTGAAGTATATTGCTATGCATACCCATCCAAATTCGTATTCAAATACACTGCTTTGTACATGTCAAGTCTTTACAGACGTGGGCTATATGCTAGCATAAGCTCACTAGACCTCTGTTAGACCTCTTCAACGATTTAATACCAGTCAGAAACACTTAGAAAACATATTTCTGGCTAATGATTTTCCGACTAAAAATAAACCGATCAAAAAGCACAGCCAGCTAAAAGCCAAGAAAACCCGGGCAGAAATGTTATTACCGCAGGCTTGTATTTGGTTAGTAGAAATAAAGAGTGGTACCTCGTTGGTACGAGATGAACGGTACCCGGTATGTCAATACGAACAGTGCCTATTTCTGTTTTAATGATTATTCCAACTaatatcattcattcatagttTACTGTGAAAACAGACTTCAGTCAGATATGTCTTTACTTGCCGGGCATTTCTGTTCAcgcaatttatttcaatccAATGCCGTTAACGGCATTCGTTTTTACTTCCTTAACATCCAAACGATAAAACACAGTTGTCGTGGCAACCATTTAACAATAGGTAGGAAATAAACGATTTCACTTTCATTTGACAGATGATAAAAAGAAACACGAACTTTTGTTGATGTTAGGTGTTGATTAGTAGCCTTTTATAGTCATGCCGAACACTTTCGAGCAAAGCAGTCAAAATTCTAAGCTTTACGTGAAAGTTATTTCACATCCACCAAGAACTCCATTGATCTTCTAATTTGCTGCAGTAAACCTCGCCTGATTTCGGACAAACTGTGGGACCGGTAACATTGGTCCGAGGTTAGCAAAGTATGAGTCAAGGGTTGGAAAATAAGTCAGAGaaatgatttcgtttttgttCGAGTTAGTCGAAAGTCCGAGTTGGCCTTGTCCGAGTGAGGCAGGGTTTACTGTAGTATATTATATGACATTTGGATGTATTAATTTATGAGTTCATCATGATTCAGCACAAGCCAGACTAGATTATGTCATCCTCAGAAAAACCCATGAATTTTAATTATTCATTCGTATTCAATATGAAATGTTGGATACTTGTGCATCTTTCATGAGTTTACAacagtatcaatttcataCAGGAACAGTGATATCACTAATATAGCTGGAGTCTATTCCAAACATCGCTTGACTTGAAACGTAAAACCCTATTTGGAGCATGTGGTTTCAAGTAAATAGTGTTTACCTGTATCTATTCAGTTCAGTGTTCGGTTTCAgtatttttgtgaaataaaatacatgtaaCGATAGCATTGATTATGTCAATAGACCTGAGAAACTACgcatgtatttgaatttttaaaattccatGTGAATGAACTTCCTTTTCGAATCCATTTAGATGTACAAAGGCTTTAACTTTCCTTctgaaatcaaaaaaaaacttagaatccaatttttttttaagtttGTAAACTATATCAGTATTTTTTGAAGTCTAAATGAAGAAAGTTTGGACTTGTCGACTGTACAGAGTTATAACGCCTATTGTTGTTGTAATAAATTaaaggtttattatcaaaaatcatgTGTACTTTTTTACATAATTTCTCAGCATGTGATGTTAAAGTGCAGTAAAGCGACTCCTATTAGTTGGACATGCTCTAGTACCGTTCAGACAAAGCAAACCTTTTTACTCCACAACTCTCCCAGTCCATTTTAGAATGGCACCCTACATGTCTAAAATGTCTTCGATGAATGTCGTAATTCAATTTGGCTATTCATTCCCTCTAGTTCTTCATTAGGGTTGGGTTCAGCCAAGGACCTACAAGAAAGATACTGTTATACATCGTCATTGTTAGATTACCAGTGTTAGCTTGGAATTCCAAGGTGTTAGCCAACCGCTAACCTCAATATTATCTACCCATCATGTATAAACTGCCCCTAAAACGGCAGAGTCTAGGAAAGGGCTGATGTAAATAGACTCACCACCTCCGCTGATTTACTTTATACTGGGCATCGACCACAGTATTCCATCAGAAACGATGATGAACAAAATAACATGAACAAATTGTGGTTTGTAGTGTGTTGTAAGGCAAAGGTTGGCACTTTTGGTGAGGAAAAAGTAGCATTTTTAAAGGAATTGCGCCCATGATAGTAGACTCAGTAACTGTccatcatttcaatttcaaaccaCAACAATTGCCTATACGACTAACCCATGTGAGAATCATTTTTATTGAGAAAGTGGCTTCAAAGTGTTAGATGATTAAgagaatttgattgaataaagcATTAGCGGTGACGAAATAGGTGATTGAGAATTCGCCCGTCGCATAAAAAAATAGATGTCAGAAACTCAACCGTCTAAtgctgcccctatgtataacgatagcggataCAATGCGAACTAGtataatactcgcttgccaaaGTCATTGAACTGCCGTAATGGACAAACTATTTACCAATTTTCGGGCCGGGTTCCAAAAATTCGCCCGTCACAGTAAAATAGATGTCAGAAACTcaaccgtctagtgctgcccctatgtataacgatagcggataTAACGCGAACTACCATATAACTAACTCGCTTGCCAAAGTCATTGAACTGCCGTAATGGACAAACTATTTACCAATTTGCGGGCCGGGTTCCAAAAAATCTGAATGTTGACAGCCACATCAAAAGAGCAGAACAGACTTAAGAGAACACTTAAATTTAAATAAAAGGCATATATTTTATAAcatcaaatgttatttcattataagtACGTATAAATACGATTGTGTTAAAATGCAGGAAACTAAAAGAATCATGATTTGCCAGAGCAGAGCGCAAAACACACTAGTCAATACAAAATTTGACGATCGCAATGAAAATACCATAACATGCTTATCACAAACACAAACATAACTATTGTATGTAAATGACTGGAATGAATATTGCAGATGCTTGGTTTCAACCAgactaattcattatataataaaacattaGCCTAATTTTGCTCCAGAATATGACTTTCAAAAGGCATGTCAACCCTTGCCGTAGTAATATTGTACGGCTCTTTCTGATAACTTCCATCCGTGAGCTCGTAATTCAATGAGTTCCATTAGAGAATTCCTCGTGTCGGAATCAGTATCGGGCTCAATGATCGCGTCACGAATTCTTCCCATGACTTCGTTCATCCTATGTCTATTGCTCTGGCACAAATCGGATCCCACTTCATGAAATACACCACAAAGCAAATCGATCTGAAATTAGATTTAAGATAATCGTGTATTTTGAAAGTCATTGTCTCTCTCCCCATCCAGGAGTGATAGACAAGTAAAAAGTACCCCAGGTTACACCGATACAAACAAATAGATAATTTTAAGCAGCAATAATACCAATGTATGAGCgcattagattttttatgGAATTTACAAATTGTGTTGGCGCGAGCTTCGGCAGGCGGTATCAAACCTTGACACGTCGATGCAATTACCTCAGCAATGTTATCCACACTAGGCGTAACACTGAGTTTGAGGAGACAGTCGAACAGAAGCTCCACCAGACCGGTGAGACCTCGACCATGTGGACGGATTCTCTCGTATAATTTTGTGACTAATCTGACGAACAGAATCCAATGTTGAACTCCGACATCTCTCATATTGTCATAATCATTGAACAGATTTCTACATGATGATATAATCGCTTTTCTGAATTCATACGACGGGATGATGTCGCCGCTTtccatttcaaattcaatctgaaatcaaTGATAGCACATAGTGTGGGGTCAGTGATATAGCTATTTGAAACCTGGTCAGCTTCTCTTACAGCTAATTCTGGTACCAATTtccaaattcattaaaacgtAGTCAGTGGCTAATTTACTGTCATTTTAAGAtttctaaaaataatttttgaacTGATGCAGATTCAAAGGGTGGCCATTTACTGCCAATTTAtgaattccctgagttttccctaATTATTAAGTTATAACAGAAAATTTTCTGAAGAAATTCTTGGTTTAAAATGttccaatttattcatttttcgtgAATAATGTATTAATCAAGAAATCCCCTTAATTTTCCATGATTtgtttctagatttttctgattccctcagttttccaggtcagtggccacacTGAAAGTACGGGGAAGCAGCTGTTTACATACATCACAAATTCTTTGACAGGCAGTGGCGACCACTTTGTAATACCCATTTATCATGCATGCTTTATAAGTGATCTCTTCAGCAACTTTTCGCAGTTCAtcgcaatttaatcgagccgGATCTGAAAATATCGGTTAAATTTGTCTTTCAGTAAATTGTAAGTTATACTATAAAACTTGACCCGTAGTGGTACAACTTACTATTATACATACTTGTTAAAGCTAGGCGTATATACGGTTGCGCTTGCTCTGAATAATGATCAAGGCAGAAGTCTTCAAACGTGTATTCTGATGACATATCTGCTAAGTGTATATGATAGGACCTTAAAGTAGGATTACGCAGCAGCAATAGTAAGGATTCACTTCTTTCACGTCCTAGGTTGGGACAATGCAAGCAGGGAGtgaaaacgaaaataaattaaggCCTAAAAAAGAAGACTCGAAAAGTTGAGAAAGGGTTTGGTCTATGTGCTGTGTAAGGTTAATCACACTACTGTCACTGTGGCTAGGAATTGAACCATACCAGCAGACCAGGCAGGCAGGGCTGTAGGGTATTTATTCTTATTGACCAATTTCTATATAGTTCACGCTTATCATCCATAAAGTTCAGTTTTTAGATAATACATAGAAAATTAGAATTGCTTTTGACAAAGAATGACATTTATCCCTTTTCTCATTTCTGTTTCTTTGCTTGTAAAACAACAATATCCAAATTTTACCCAAGTTCCTAACAAATGCattaaaaacttgaaaaataagTGATACCTTAATGTTTATTCTACGCGTAAAACTGTTAGAATCTGAGTAAAAGTCGATTTATTTCGTGAAAATCGGGAAATCTTTGCTTTACACTCTTCGGGATTCCCCGGAATCCCGTAACACTAAATCACACAAGATGGAATTACAATGACTAAATCGCGGAACGTGACTCGGGAACGTGAGTCTCGCATCGCCGGCTCGTTCCATCGCGAGTCACGCCGGTCTTTGGAAGGTAAAAGAGGTGGCTGTCGTCCAGGACAGGCTGAGCCCTTCCTTTTCCATGTGGGCCCATAGCcaaaacaattgaaaacaaattatcatttgttattcatttatttttcagaaatatatTACAACAATTTGTATGTTACTAGTTTCGCACGGCCGAATGCCGTACTGACGAAAAAGGAATGTTAGAATAAAATGTAGTAGTTGGTTTATAAAGAACTAAGTTAAAAATCATccttgatttgaaaatattcaaacttttACTGTAATTCATTGTCTGACTAATTTGATTCCAAAGTGACCCTCTCCTCTTCAAGCTCAAGTGTAGCATGTTTATCGAAATTCGTATTATGGTCTAATTCAATATATCATTAAACCCATAtgccagaaaaaaaagtttaggACCCTTTAAGATTTCTTTTTACGTTAGTATTTCTATTAATGACTAAATGGAGATTAGTCCTCGATGATAATTATGAATTGGTGCATTTAACTCAAAAAGATCAGCGAACGTGCGAAATCGCTCCTAAATTAGGAAATCCCTGTCCAACAACGCTCAGTTTAAGGTCCAGCTGTATCTGTTGTACTTAAGTCCCTAAGTGATCTTACATTTCAAGACTATAAAGTCTTAGTCAGTTGGCCACTTAAAATAGTCTTAATAACGTTGTTAAACTGGCCACATAACTAAGTTGGTTTtagactgtgcaactggcccatGGGCATCGGCGCTTTCCTACGTGGAAGCACCCCTAATATGAAATAGTATCGCGAACTATTGCAGGATTCGAATCTAATGGCGTTTTGGTGGCATTCTCATTCTTTACTTCTCGGCGGGAATATCATTACTAGCCATTGGTCAGTATTGtgcaatatgacgtcacaccgGTGTCGGTATATAAGGCCCGGTCACGGGGTCAGTCTTTCCAGTTCGGCCATTTTCCGGTAAGTTCTGcgtccattttattttttctgtcGATAAAATCTCTCGATTCTTGATTGATTATCTATCAACTtggtattaatttttctttattaatattGCAGCAGCATTCAACGAAACAACAAGCAAGCCAGTAGCATCAGCAACATCAGGAACACACATACAGCAgcagaagaaaaagaagataaagattgaattagaaaaatgtcGTACACATTCGTTTTAGAGATCTTGCAGGCGGTACAGGTCGAGGCGGTGAAGAACAGCGGGTCCCTCGACCTGTTCTGCATCATAAGTAAGTTTTTACTCAATCCTTTATCTCAATTATTAAGCGTCACATATCTTAATTACTTATCTCGGTTATCTCGAATATTCAATACACGACAATCTAGCACATATCTCTGAAAtttcattatagaatttttcgaATCCGAAATCTTTAACTAGAGTAGCTAAACTGCTAAATACTTATCCATTTCTATTcagatgatttttttctattcatttgAATACCTCACTTACTTGAAAGTTCAATTATTTCTGATAACAAAAATATCGACTTCAATATATCAAATgtataatttttcaataatttgattCTAGGTCAAATCtcagttaaatataaaaaaaattggtTCTTTcttaaatcattaatttgtATTCTCAATTATATAATCTAAGAATAGTTTAATATTCCTTTTATTCAGTGATAACTCAATTAttcttcattgaaaaatacaatttcatttgattttgaaaattcattcaaGCATctacaaaaattcaatatggaaaggaaattatttctatttcttcattaaaaCAGTCTAAATTATAAATTAACTGCAGTAATAACAAATAAATCTACCCTTGATGTCTCATTGAAGTTCCATTCCTTTGCCTTATTCGAGACAAATATTCAtggaacaaaattgaattgaatttaatagAATGTGACTCTGACGAATGGGATTTAATATAATGATATCAAAACTTATTTCCGGGTTTAAATTTGACGTTTGTAAAGAATTTCCATCATGCGCTCCAAGCATGTATCATTGATGCTCTTTAATTCTTTTCAGAAAGCAGCAAATAAACAGATTGAAACTGTTTAATAGATAATAGGCCTCAGTCATAATTGACATCATTATCATGTGTTATATAGCTGGGCGAACCAGTCAGACCATGGCATCGCACCATCCACAGGCCACATCACATGCCTTTTATGtgaagtttgaatttgaaactcAGCATTGCGAGTTAGGCTATTGGTAAAAGTGCATATCCGCACCTCTCAgcgtaaacggttcaatcaattacgttcaatatcattgtttcagattcaaaatgtcatcagcaattcagtacattgccattggttaattttaagatatcttcactaagagagtagaaagattttagaCAGGATTCTGTCAGtgtcattcagcagattgcgtcaatcaagagaggtgcggatctgcacttttaccagGCTATTGAGTTAGGCCTGATGAAGTTAGAAAAGgtttcttttttgttgaaaaaattattttcaatcggGCCTAAAAGCTACGGTAGGTACCAGCCAGACCCAGATATTTATCTATCTCTTAGTCTTAAGTCTAGCAACCCCGGCCTAGTGTTTTTCCAGCCTAGGCCTAGCATTTTTTTCCTGCCCGGGCCTTGTATATTTCCAACCCTGGCAAGTGTTTTATTCAGAGCCGGCCTAGCTTTTTAGCAGGCCCCGGTGTAGCGTTTCTCCAGCCCAGCCCTCGTAACATCACAACTTAAAACTTCAACAGAAATGATATGAACGCAGTTTTTTGCGGGGAAGTAGGTGTCGTTATATTTACAGTGAATTATTCCACCGATGGATTCAACGTTCGAGGGGTAAGTAGTGActcatttgaaatatctaatgaaTATCGGTATACGTGAAATAGGCCTAGATTCcaattattattcattattcacagtttaatgatattttgttttatgagtgaatgataatatatttaatattttgtagtaaatggatttgattgatttgtatGAAGTCACCTGGTTGCGGGAGGAAGTTTGAATAATCGCGTAACGTACAATAACAATTTACTAAATGTAAGTGTTATCGATCcctcatttattcattatctaatgatttatatatttggttTTTATGACAACgtgtttttatgaaaatgtgtttattatatttagaataaatttGTTTGAAGCCGGCtgtgataccagtgataccagtgcATCATCCCAGTACCAATGATACCAGTGCATCAAGccagtaccagtgataccagtgcATCAAGccagtaccagtgataccagtgtatcatcccagtaccagtgataccaatgcatcatcccagtaccagtgataccagtgcATCAAAccagtaccagtgataccagtgcATCGTCCCAGTACCAGCGATACCAGTGCATCAAGCCAGTATGGTTATTCTACAAACTGCTGATTGTTGATTTTTCGGTTTCTATTGGTTTCGGTTTCTGTGGTTACtgatgatatttgaatgaaattcttTGCTTCgtttttttgtttgaaatgaaaattaagtaaattTTGGCATATTTGTACTTTGAATACAATTTACGttgtaaacattttaaataaaatgatacattGAGAAATCAGAATTGTCAGAATTCGTTTTTtggttgaaattcaatattcagtaaatatatatttagtaTTTGCCGTTATCAGAATTAAGATAACTGTTAGCCTTTGTTGTTTCTTGGTCAAAAAAGTACATTTTGCATATTTTTTCTTGTCTTGAATTTTGGTTATACATTTATACCCTTGATCTCATCATCACAAAAACATGTTTTGATCAGAAACGAAATGGCTTTCTTGTGTTTTTTACaccaaaaatatcattgttaggCCTGATGCTTCCCGTATtactttgaaatttgaaatgggTATATTTGTTGAAGGGATACTCAATGAAACCGGTTTTTCGATTAGCCAATATTACGCAATCAGCGGCCATCTTAGTCTCATCAAACCTCGTTCATTGGAAAAGGGTTTtatcgatgaaaatatcaacttcTTTCATAAACCTTAATAGGTCTCTTCATGCGTCCCTCCATCttgaattgtttatttgtattattattgtaaagttcatatacatgtaattcaaaatgataaatgaattatcataTTATGATATTATTTTTTAGGATTTTATAGGCAATTTTTCGATTCAGGTTTGTCCCAGTATATTTTTTATCGctatcaattgcaaagttgtaacTAATGACTGTACAGTACTTGAAGATTTGGTGAGGTTTCAGTGAGGCCAAAACTTATTTTGTACTTTTTTTATATGAATAGTTAAAATCAGGTTttcagtgaaaatgaattttggtGTTTGATTTCAAGACAAATCGCTTTTTGTAAGTGGTTAAAATCCATTTGAGATGAATACCCAGAAAGATGTATTCAAATGTGTTGAAATGTATTCAAACGTAGCGTCTTATCAGAATACTGTCTTAGATTACGTCAAATATAAGCTGAACATTTTTGAATACAACTCCAGAACTACATCAGAACATGGACgtatagtttatacgtccatgatcaGAACTAGTAGTGTAATATATCCTCTTAATGAAGTCGTAGGAGGTATTAGGccacacaaagaaataccctagTTTCTTAAGAAAGTCAAATGCCGCCCGCGTCATGAAAAAAGTCCATaatataaattaaaaagacaaATGCGCTCGCCCACTTCGGCAAAGCATCAATCGTCTgtttttataaacatttaaacccGCTTGCCCGCATAGCTGTATAGTGTACGACAGTGGCGTTTATGTTCATCCTCGACATACTGGTAATCCACATTTACGGTGACAAAAACAGCGCAAAAACCTTTGAATTCTTAAATACACTGTGTCCGAAGGATTCAGTATTCAAGGGGTAAGTGGctcatttgaaataagttgTGAATATATGTGAAATAGGCCTTCATCGAGGTGCAGTGGTCCAGTCACTGATCCTTTACCTTAAATACCCTGAGTGGCCCAGGGCAATATTTCTGAGGTTCCACGTATGAATGTCTAGAAAAATTACAGAACTCATGGCTTTCGATTGAATATCTATTCAATAAAATTCTGTGTGACCAAAACttgaattatatttgatattcaatttccaattcaaatgtATGATAAAGTTTCTGTAGAATGTACCCAAAAGTGCCGCCTCGATAGAGGTTACTACCTTCAGATAAAATAGCTCAATAAagtcattttgaatttgaatacatcaacAGTgaattaatcaacaatttgtCTAACCAGGGCGAACTTTGGTTTTTGTAGTAAGTCAATTAAAGATCGGAGCTAATAACCAAATGCACTATAAAGGTCGTAACATATttcagtgtcggccatcttgaaactAGGTGCGAACTACAGCGATCGTGCTCAATCCTGTGTCAACCGTTTCCGGACTATAGTTCTGACTATCGGACATTAGGTTTCAAGTTGTCACCTTCGTAACCGAAGTTTGCCCCGGGCAGGCAAGCTCCATTATTTATGATGTAGTTcatatcaattgaaaatttatcatcaaaactACAATACAATTTTTATAGGCCcttatacaaaataaaaatagatagaaaaaatgctgaaaattaattgttatttAGAAACACGAATGTTGACACAGAAGCCCTCAAATAATGCATTGTAGTTATCAATGGATAAAAACATTGTTATAACGGTATTTACATTGTCAAAATGGGCCTATTTCAGATGTCATAATCAATATGTTTTAATCGTAGAATCGTTGGATGTAGCCAGCAGTGAATTGGTTTGTTAACATGGCCGCATGATATATAGATAGGTTTTGCGAATGGTGAACCCttatatttgtaatatccTCGAGAACTGATGTATTTACTGCATTTCCCTTGTTGGTAACTAAAATGATAATCACATGGAGAAATGTGATGTTTTGGTTAAGAACAGTGAGTTCAGGCTGGTTGAATGATTGTTCAAATGATTTGGAACCAaaattttccaattatgtacttcgattaaaactaaaaattctataaatgtgcgactatatctgtacttcgatttctgatgaaatttgaatgaaattctttgtttttctgccataaaaaaaatgcaaaaaaaactttgaaatatgtgaaaattgaatatgatttacCATGTACTGTGTAAAGTTAAAATGATAGAATATGAACAAATTAAAGTAATTATTTTGGCTTTATTATTTGTTACTGAGCATTTTcttaaaatatatgaataacagtTTGAGGAAACATGATggattttcttgatatttcgttTATACTTGTTTCTACCCCAGACGCATCTGCAGCTCAGAATCTGGAATCTGGAAAGTGAAAACCAAAATGGCTGTCCAATGACCTTTTATTCGGCAAAAAGAAATCTAGAACCTGTAGCTTGGTGtattattttgtgttgaaATTCGTGATGTGTTTATTGTTGGAAAGAATCTTCATCATAGCAGACAGATATTGCAATTAGCAAACTTTTGCGCAATCGGCGGCCATCTTTTTCTCGTTCATCCTCAAGTGTAGATTTTATTTTGAGGAAAGTGTCCACTGATTTTAACTGTCATgttataattcaattcaattcttgatTGCTCCGTAACATAGCTTATACATTCTTAAATGAAACACAATCtcgacaaaaaaataaaaattatcataaataatcaatagcaATTGAACATGCACATAATGAGGTCATGGTAAACGGGTTTTCAGTTTTTAGTGAATATTCACATAGTTGAATCCTCAACTTGTTTGTCAATATATTTACCTAAACAGCAAGCCATTTGTTGTGATGGACATTATGATTATAAATTTGTTGTGATCGCTAATATTTGATGTCTGAGGAAATTCGAGATTGCTCATTTTCAATGGATCaataatttcacaaaaaaactACGATGCCacatgataatgatattcaatgtacattaaattcaaattttatttttagtactattttcattttctgataCAGATAAGAAAGTGATGGGAAACAAGCCGCCATCATTATTATGTCACCCTGGTGGAGGTGTTTTAGACTGTGTCCGCTGTCCCCTTGAGACTTAGTTAGCGCAATTctgcaattcttgatggattcACATATAACTTGGTGTGAGGATTAGAGCAGGTGAATTGCTCACCCCTTTCGAAAATGGTTGTCATCAGCCATCAAATATGGCTGTCATATGGCTTGTTAGCATGATACAGCCAATAGTTCTTGATGAATTTCCCTATAATTTGGTGTGAATATTGGGGCAGGTAAGATGTCCGCCCCTATCGAAAATGGAGGTTGTCGGActtcaaatatggctgccattgcaaccatcttgaatttttgtttttaatacacAGCTTGCAATATCTGATGGATATCCATGAAACTTGATGTGAGTTTTAAGACAGGTTTATCTTTTCCTGACTTGGACAAATAATTCTTACAAACTCAATGAACAATTAAGTAAACTCGGCTATTTATGA includes:
- the LOC141904078 gene encoding MIF4G domain-containing protein A-like, translating into MSSEYTFEDFCLDHYSEQAQPYIRLALTNPARLNCDELRKVAEEITYKACMINGYYKVVATACQRICDIEFEMESGDIIPSYEFRKAIISSCRNLFNDYDNMRDVGVQHWILFVRLVTKLYERIRPHGRGLTGLVELLFDCLLKLSVTPSVDNIAEIDLLCGVFHEVGSDLCQSNRHRMNEVMGRIRDAIIEPDTDSDTRNSLMELIELRAHGWKLSERAVQYYYGKG